One part of the Terrimicrobium sacchariphilum genome encodes these proteins:
- a CDS encoding transglycosylase domain-containing protein: protein MRRRLRVILTAGALAVAGFAAWEMAIHYAPLPRTIDDPPVATPVLEDRHGTPFAVIPSATMRAATPVSLREMGRWLPWATVAIEDHRFWEHHGVDFYATTGAALRNLRNGTIISGASTITQQVVKLASRREGRAPRAKVREAFGAMKLEQHWTKQQILESYLNRIDYGNRRFGAEAAAQAYFGKQTADLSLAEAIFLAGLPQSPTRLNPWQRPNAAMARYRLNVTRLERQGLLPEGASAQELLAHPPNVSRNDPPSLAPYFARMVPTSGQPRIRTSLDLDVQAAAERMLKDHLDQVGGAGVGDAAIVVIDNATGEIRALACAGKAGQSAINSALESRSCGSTLKPFLYLQAIDSRAFTAASLLPDTPDAISEHYEDYDPQNYSTNYLGPVRLRDALGNSLNVPAVVTLSRLGARETFQRLNRWGLWFPQGFDAYGAGFILGNVPVRLVDLAAAYAGISRGGQAWPARVVPSAPVESREAASPEACAIIADVLSDNSARLWSFGNASPLDVGPRTAVKTGTSSGFRDGWCVGFNREHTVAVWAGNLDGRPMGELLAVHSAAPLWAAMMKHLYASGDHPLPEPQPSEKLHSLAVARETGLLPRPGEQTVKEWFLNGTEPRENAASWYDGSGALMLPKEYAAWCASPQNRLGAKLRPGKLAILYPREGAVFALNPHLPAGQQVLPLKSSWPNCEWFLNGKKLAAPEVPLTRGEWTLTAREAGEEAVARYSVE, encoded by the coding sequence ATGCGCCGTCGTCTCCGAGTAATCCTCACCGCCGGTGCGCTGGCTGTCGCGGGATTCGCCGCTTGGGAGATGGCAATACATTACGCCCCGCTCCCGCGCACGATTGACGACCCGCCCGTTGCCACACCGGTGCTGGAGGATCGGCACGGCACGCCCTTCGCCGTCATTCCCTCCGCGACGATGCGCGCGGCGACTCCGGTTTCTCTCCGCGAGATGGGACGCTGGCTGCCCTGGGCGACGGTGGCCATCGAGGACCATCGCTTCTGGGAGCACCATGGCGTCGACTTCTACGCGACTACCGGCGCCGCGCTGCGCAATCTGCGCAATGGCACGATCATCTCCGGCGCGTCGACCATCACCCAGCAGGTGGTGAAACTCGCCAGCCGCCGCGAGGGCCGCGCCCCCCGCGCGAAAGTGCGCGAGGCTTTCGGCGCGATGAAGCTCGAGCAGCACTGGACCAAGCAGCAGATCCTTGAGTCGTACCTGAACCGTATTGACTACGGAAACCGGCGCTTCGGGGCCGAGGCGGCGGCGCAGGCGTATTTTGGCAAACAGACCGCCGACCTCTCACTGGCCGAGGCGATCTTCCTCGCCGGGCTGCCCCAATCTCCCACCCGCTTGAATCCCTGGCAGCGACCCAATGCCGCCATGGCCCGGTACCGGCTCAATGTCACGCGGCTCGAACGCCAGGGACTTCTCCCGGAGGGAGCAAGCGCTCAAGAATTGCTCGCCCATCCGCCCAACGTCTCGCGCAACGATCCCCCCTCACTCGCGCCCTACTTCGCCCGCATGGTGCCAACCAGCGGGCAGCCGCGTATCCGTACCTCCCTCGATCTCGATGTCCAGGCGGCGGCGGAACGCATGCTAAAGGATCACCTCGATCAAGTCGGAGGCGCCGGGGTGGGGGATGCGGCCATCGTCGTGATCGACAATGCGACGGGAGAAATCCGCGCCCTCGCCTGCGCGGGCAAGGCGGGACAAAGCGCAATCAACTCCGCTCTCGAGTCGCGCAGCTGCGGATCGACGCTGAAACCGTTCCTCTACTTGCAGGCCATCGACTCACGCGCCTTCACCGCCGCATCGCTCCTGCCAGATACGCCAGATGCCATCTCCGAACACTACGAGGATTACGATCCGCAGAACTACTCGACGAATTACCTCGGCCCGGTCCGCCTGCGCGACGCCTTGGGAAATTCTCTTAACGTCCCGGCCGTCGTCACCCTGAGCCGCCTCGGAGCTCGCGAAACGTTCCAACGGCTGAACCGCTGGGGACTGTGGTTCCCGCAAGGATTCGACGCCTACGGAGCGGGGTTCATTCTTGGGAATGTGCCGGTGCGGCTGGTCGATCTCGCCGCCGCCTATGCAGGAATTTCCCGGGGCGGGCAAGCGTGGCCGGCACGGGTGGTCCCCTCCGCGCCCGTCGAATCCCGCGAGGCCGCCTCGCCCGAGGCCTGCGCCATCATCGCCGATGTCCTTTCCGACAACTCGGCCCGGCTATGGAGCTTTGGCAATGCGTCGCCGTTGGATGTCGGCCCGCGCACGGCGGTGAAGACAGGAACGAGTTCCGGCTTCCGCGACGGATGGTGCGTGGGCTTCAACCGCGAGCACACCGTCGCCGTCTGGGCGGGCAATCTCGATGGCCGCCCGATGGGTGAACTTCTTGCCGTTCATTCCGCCGCTCCGCTTTGGGCTGCGATGATGAAGCATCTCTACGCTTCCGGTGACCACCCGCTGCCCGAACCGCAGCCTTCCGAAAAATTGCATTCCCTTGCCGTTGCTCGAGAAACCGGACTCCTCCCTCGCCCGGGTGAGCAAACCGTCAAAGAGTGGTTCCTCAACGGCACAGAGCCCAGGGAAAACGCAGCGTCCTGGTACGACGGCAGCGGCGCCCTGATGCTGCCGAAGGAATATGCCGCCTGGTGCGCCAGCCCGCAGAATCGCCTCGGGGCCAAGCTCCGCCCTGGAAAGCTGGCGATTTTGTATCCCCGCGAGGGCGCGGTCTTCGCGCTCAATCCGCATCTGCCTGCGGGCCAGCAGGTGCTTCCGCTCAAAAGCTCGTGGCCGAACTGCGAGTGGTTCCTCAACGGCAAGAAGCTCGCGGCCCCCGAGGTGCCGCTAACGCGCGGCGAATGGACGCTTACCGCCCGCGAAGCCGGGGAGGAAGCCGTTGCCCGCTATTCGGTCGAGTGA
- a CDS encoding Txe/YoeB family addiction module toxin — protein sequence MKARFSALAWEDYEYWQQTDHKILRRINDLIADIQKHPTQGIGRPLPLREKLAGCWVRRISAEHRLVYCEMGGEVVLLQLRQHYRKPDHSTE from the coding sequence ATGAAGGCCCGTTTTTCCGCCCTCGCCTGGGAGGACTATGAGTACTGGCAGCAGACAGATCACAAGATCCTGCGCCGGATTAACGACCTGATTGCCGACATTCAGAAGCATCCGACTCAGGGCATTGGTCGCCCTCTCCCGCTTCGCGAAAAGCTTGCAGGTTGCTGGGTGCGACGTATCAGCGCAGAGCATCGGCTGGTTTATTGTGAGATGGGCGGCGAGGTGGTTCTCCTCCAGCTCCGTCAGCACTACCGAAAGCCCGATCACTCGACCGAATAG
- a CDS encoding type II toxin-antitoxin system Phd/YefM family antitoxin, with translation MKVLTYTAARENLASTMDSVCTDREPVVITRNRDQAVVMISMDDYESLLETATLLRSPANAKRLTKAFASTIKGKAQERILEAGA, from the coding sequence ATGAAGGTCCTTACCTACACCGCTGCACGCGAGAATCTCGCGTCGACGATGGATTCCGTCTGTACCGACCGTGAGCCGGTCGTCATCACGCGCAATCGTGACCAGGCCGTCGTGATGATTTCCATGGATGACTACGAGTCCCTCCTCGAGACCGCCACCCTCCTCCGCAGCCCGGCCAACGCCAAGCGCCTGACCAAGGCCTTCGCCTCGACCATCAAAGGCAAGGCGCAGGAGCGCATCCTCGAAGCCGGAGCATGA